In Streptomyces liangshanensis, the DNA window GGAGGCCCGGCCGCCCGGCGAGCGGGAGAGCGCCCAGGACAGGGACAGGTGCAAGCGCGCGCGGGTCACGCCGACGTAGAGGAGACGGCGCTCCTCCTCGACCTGTTCGTCGGTCTTCGCGTAGGTGATCGGCATCATTCCCTCGGTGAGCCCGACCAGGAACACGGCGTCCCACTCCAGGCCCTTGGCCGAGTGCAGCGACGCGAGCGTGACGCCCTGCACGGTGGGCGCGTGCTGGGCGGCCGCGCGCTCGTCCAGCTCGGCCACCAGGTCGGACAGGGTCGCGGACGGCTTGGCCCTTACGAAGTCCTCGGCCAGCCGCACCAGGGCGGCGAGCGACTCCCAGCGGTCCCTGACCGCGCCGGAGCCGGTCGGGGGCTCGCTGGTCCACCCCGACGTGGAGAGCACCGCCCGCACCTGCGAGGGCAGCTCGACCACGTCGTCGAGCACCGCGTCGTTGCCCCCGAAGCGGGCCGCGCTGCGCAGGGCGGCGCCCGCTTCCCGTACCTCTTTGCGTTCGAAGAAGCGCTCGGCGCCGCGCAGTTGGTACGCCACCCCCACGTCCGCCAAGGCCTGCTCGTACACCTCCGACTGGGCGTTGATCCGGTACAGCACCGCGATCTCGCCCGCCGGGACGCCCGCCGCGATCAGGTCGCGGATCCGGCGGGCGGTGGTCTCGGCCTCGGCGGGCTCGTCCGCGTACTCCGTGTAGACCGGTTCGGGGCCCGCCTCGCGCTGCGAGATCAGCTCCAGGCGATGTTCGGCGGCCCGGCCGCTCGCCTGGTGCAGCAGCCTGTTCGCCAAGTGGACGACCTGGGGCGTGGAGCGGTAGTCCCTGACCAGCTTGACGACGGTGGCGCCCGGGTGCCGCGTCCGGAAGTTCAGCAGGTGGTCCGGGGTCGCGCCGGTGAACGAGTAGATCGTCTGGCTGGCGTCACCGACGACGCACAGGCTCTCCCTGTCCCCCAGCCACAGCTCCAGGAGGCGCTGCTGGAGCGGGCTCACGTCCTGGTACTCGTCCACCACGAAGTGCTGGTACTGGCGGCGGATCTGGTCGGCGATGTCGTGGCGGTCCTGGAGGATGCCGACCGTCAGCAGCAGGACGTCCTCGAAGTCGATCACCGAGCGGTCGCGCTTGAGCTGTTCGTACATCCCGTAGATCTGGCCGATCTCGGCCGCGTCACGCGGGGCGTCGCGCAGCGACTTGGCGACCGCCGCCGGATAGTCGGCGGGCACGGTCTGGGTGACCTTCGCCCACTCGATCTCGCCCGTGACGTCCCGCAGCTCGTTGCGGTCCAGCCGGACCCGGCAGCGCGCCGCCGCCTCGGCGACCAACTGCACCTTGCGCTCCAGCAGTCGCGGCAT includes these proteins:
- a CDS encoding ATP-dependent DNA helicase UvrD2, with the protein product MTAATHSPLFPHDPQDPHEGRTAGYGQIVEPPRDADAVLEGLDPEQREVATALHGPVCVLAGAGTGKTRAITHRIAYGVRAGILQPGSVLAVTFTNRAAGEMRGRLRQLGAGGVQARTFHSAALRQLQFFWPKVVGGEMPRLLERKVQLVAEAAARCRVRLDRNELRDVTGEIEWAKVTQTVPADYPAAVAKSLRDAPRDAAEIGQIYGMYEQLKRDRSVIDFEDVLLLTVGILQDRHDIADQIRRQYQHFVVDEYQDVSPLQQRLLELWLGDRESLCVVGDASQTIYSFTGATPDHLLNFRTRHPGATVVKLVRDYRSTPQVVHLANRLLHQASGRAAEHRLELISQREAGPEPVYTEYADEPAEAETTARRIRDLIAAGVPAGEIAVLYRINAQSEVYEQALADVGVAYQLRGAERFFERKEVREAGAALRSAARFGGNDAVLDDVVELPSQVRAVLSTSGWTSEPPTGSGAVRDRWESLAALVRLAEDFVRAKPSATLSDLVAELDERAAAQHAPTVQGVTLASLHSAKGLEWDAVFLVGLTEGMMPITYAKTDEQVEEERRLLYVGVTRARLHLSLSWALSRSPGGRASRRPSRFLNGLRPGSAVPGSRRAVAARGGSFERSDAGGIGGGAAGVGARRKRRGPVLCRVCGKTLTEAGEMKLSRCEDCPSDMDEGLYERLRDWRAVQAKRLGQPDYCVFTDKTLMAIAEAVPGNEAELTGIAGVIRRKLDRFGADVLAICAGEEVASGAQDV